The following are from one region of the Staphylococcus schleiferi genome:
- a CDS encoding transglycosylase domain-containing protein, with protein MTEKKGTSSHANKKSGQKKNKNIKRTIIKVLSFLVLAFVILALLAVLLFAYYAWKAPAFNESKLQDPSPAKIYDKDGDLVKTLDNGARREHVDLKDVPDTMKDAVLATEDNRFYDHGAIDYKRLFGAVLKNVSGGFGSQGASTLTQQVVKRTFLTDQKSIERKAQEAYLSYRLEQEYSKDEIFQMYLNKIYYSDGVYGVKAAAKYYFNKDLKDLNLAESAYLAGLPQVPNTYNVYDHPKEAEKRKDTVLYLMAYHHRITEKQKKEAQDTPITANLVKRSAEERQVKPDDDSQQYNSYVNFVKQELMGNPEFKNENLADLLNSGIKIYTYMDKDAQNSLQSHIDNGGYYKNDDQLVGSTIVDSKTGALAAISGGRDYKDVVQRNQATDAHPTGSTLKPFLAYGPAIEKLQWATNHSIQDEQSYNIDGGTFRNYDQKSHGTVSIYDALRQSFNIPALKTWQQVKEQAGSKAPTDFAKKVGLEYENSNIGPSEVLGGSSSEFSPTQLASAYASFANGGTYNKAHSIKKVVEANGDTVEFDHTSHKAMSDYTAYMITEILKGTFEAYGSAYGNSVSGVHMAAKTGTGTYGQEAYQQYNLPDSAAKDVWITGFSPKYTMSVWMGFDKVKQYGENSFVGSSEQKYPQLLFKDVMSEISPHDGEDFKRPDSVSGSGKSLYVSKSPDGHTTSNFTESSGGSNSNSTSGSSDSNNESQNLNNGNRPQQQGNNNSNNNGGFFGHLFNR; from the coding sequence ATGACGGAAAAGAAAGGGACTTCTAGTCACGCCAACAAGAAGTCCGGTCAAAAAAAGAATAAAAATATTAAGCGTACGATTATTAAGGTGCTGAGCTTTTTAGTTCTAGCATTTGTCATTTTAGCGTTATTAGCTGTTTTGCTTTTTGCTTACTATGCGTGGAAAGCTCCAGCTTTTAACGAATCAAAATTACAAGATCCGAGTCCGGCGAAAATTTATGATAAAGATGGCGATTTAGTCAAGACGCTTGATAATGGTGCAAGACGTGAACATGTTGATTTAAAAGATGTTCCAGATACGATGAAAGATGCTGTACTTGCTACTGAAGATAACCGTTTTTATGATCATGGTGCGATAGACTATAAACGTCTGTTCGGCGCTGTACTTAAAAATGTATCTGGTGGTTTTGGTTCACAAGGTGCTTCAACTTTAACGCAACAAGTTGTTAAACGAACATTTTTGACTGACCAAAAATCTATCGAACGTAAAGCGCAAGAAGCATATTTATCTTATCGTCTTGAGCAAGAATACTCTAAAGATGAGATCTTCCAAATGTACTTGAATAAAATTTATTATTCTGATGGTGTTTATGGCGTTAAAGCCGCAGCAAAATACTATTTCAATAAAGACTTGAAAGATCTTAATTTAGCAGAATCTGCTTATCTTGCTGGTTTGCCACAAGTTCCAAACACATACAATGTGTACGATCATCCTAAAGAAGCTGAAAAACGTAAAGACACAGTGCTTTATTTAATGGCTTATCACCACCGTATTACTGAAAAGCAAAAGAAAGAAGCACAAGATACGCCAATTACAGCGAACTTAGTTAAACGTTCAGCTGAAGAGCGTCAAGTTAAACCGGATGATGATTCACAACAATACAATTCTTACGTCAATTTTGTGAAGCAGGAATTAATGGGTAACCCTGAATTTAAAAATGAAAATTTAGCAGATTTATTAAATAGCGGTATTAAGATTTATACGTATATGGATAAAGATGCTCAAAATTCTTTACAAAGTCATATTGATAATGGCGGCTATTATAAAAATGATGATCAGCTCGTCGGTTCAACAATTGTAGACAGTAAAACAGGTGCCCTTGCAGCTATTTCTGGTGGTAGAGATTATAAAGATGTTGTTCAGCGTAACCAAGCGACTGACGCACACCCTACAGGCTCTACATTGAAACCATTCTTAGCTTATGGTCCAGCTATCGAAAAATTACAATGGGCGACAAACCATTCTATCCAAGATGAGCAGTCGTACAACATTGACGGTGGTACATTCCGAAACTATGATCAGAAGAGTCACGGTACAGTTTCGATTTATGATGCATTACGTCAAAGTTTTAACATTCCAGCTTTAAAAACTTGGCAACAAGTAAAAGAACAAGCAGGAAGTAAAGCACCAACTGATTTTGCGAAAAAAGTAGGACTCGAATATGAAAATTCAAATATTGGTCCATCTGAAGTTCTAGGTGGTTCATCTTCTGAATTCTCACCTACGCAACTCGCTTCAGCTTATGCTTCATTTGCTAATGGAGGAACTTATAATAAAGCACACTCTATTAAGAAAGTTGTAGAGGCAAATGGCGATACAGTTGAATTTGATCATACAAGTCATAAAGCGATGAGTGATTATACGGCTTATATGATAACTGAAATTTTAAAAGGTACGTTTGAAGCTTATGGTTCAGCTTATGGTAACAGTGTTTCAGGTGTCCACATGGCAGCTAAAACAGGTACAGGCACATATGGTCAAGAAGCGTATCAACAATATAACTTACCTGACTCAGCCGCTAAAGACGTCTGGATTACAGGTTTCTCACCTAAATACACAATGTCAGTATGGATGGGCTTTGACAAAGTTAAGCAATATGGTGAAAACTCATTCGTCGGTAGTAGTGAACAAAAATATCCTCAACTTCTATTTAAAGATGTCATGAGTGAAATTAGTCCACACGATGGTGAAGATTTCAAACGCCCTGATTCTGTAAGTGGTAGCGGTAAAAGTTTATATGTATCAAAATCACCGGATGGCCATACAACAAGTAACTTTACAGAGTCAAGCGGAGGTTCTAACTCCAATTCGACATCTGGATCAAGTGATAGCAACAATGAAAGTCAGAATTTGAATAACGGTAACCGTCCACAACAACAAGGTAACAATAACTCAAATAATAATGGTGGTTTTTTCGGTCATCTTTTTAACCGATAA
- the recU gene encoding Holliday junction resolvase RecU translates to MNYPNGKPFKPSRTQDGSPVRHSSSKIKYGGRGMTLENDIERSNQFYLRTNKAVIHKKPTPVQIVQVDYPKRSQAVIKEAYFRTPSTTDYNGVYKGFYIDFEAKETKNKTSFPLQNIHEHQVKHMEQVVAHGGIAFLLFRFKGIDEVYLLPFKRFIPFWERYIKNGKKSIKVEEIQENGYYIPYQYQPRLDYLNAVDKLILDESEDRL, encoded by the coding sequence ATGAATTATCCAAATGGTAAGCCTTTCAAACCAAGTCGGACTCAAGACGGAAGCCCTGTGCGTCATAGTTCTAGTAAAATAAAATACGGTGGCCGTGGGATGACATTAGAAAATGACATTGAACGTTCTAATCAGTTCTATTTGAGAACGAATAAAGCTGTGATACACAAGAAACCGACACCTGTGCAAATTGTTCAAGTCGATTATCCTAAGCGGAGTCAAGCTGTAATAAAAGAGGCTTATTTTAGAACGCCTTCAACCACTGACTATAATGGTGTTTATAAAGGCTTTTATATCGACTTTGAAGCGAAAGAAACAAAAAATAAAACGTCCTTTCCATTACAAAACATTCATGAACATCAAGTGAAACATATGGAGCAAGTTGTGGCGCATGGCGGTATTGCATTTTTGTTATTTCGTTTTAAAGGAATCGATGAAGTCTATCTTTTACCGTTTAAGCGATTTATTCCATTTTGGGAGCGTTACATAAAAAATGGAAAAAAATCAATTAAGGTTGAAGAAATTCAAGAAAATGGTTACTATATTCCTTATCAGTATCAACCCAGATTAGATTACCTCAATGCAGTTGATAAGTTGATATTAGATGAAAGTGAGGACCGATTATGA
- a CDS encoding DUF1798 family protein has protein sequence MQSAIEKLLDDLNHISLRYQQAREGHPFEFYEDIAPFVAQVDQDVASLNLYENQIQDLPYFNRQKFVRMQSLISELAISCHQSTTSKKIFIDRFKAVQHDLNYLIQNGGHKDV, from the coding sequence ATGCAATCTGCAATCGAAAAACTTCTTGATGACTTGAACCATATCTCTTTGCGTTATCAACAGGCTAGGGAAGGGCACCCATTTGAATTTTACGAAGACATTGCACCTTTTGTTGCACAAGTCGATCAAGATGTAGCATCTTTAAATTTGTATGAGAATCAAATTCAAGATCTTCCATATTTTAATCGTCAAAAATTTGTGCGTATGCAATCACTTATTTCAGAGCTTGCTATCAGCTGTCACCAATCCACAACAAGTAAAAAAATATTTATAGATCGATTTAAAGCGGTTCAACACGACTTGAATTATCTCATTCAAAACGGGGGTCATAAAGATGTATAA
- a CDS encoding DUF1273 domain-containing protein, which produces MYKTMYITGYKSYELQIFDSQAKEVTYLKKFITQKLIQYIEEGLEWVLIQGQLGIEMWAAECVIELKKEYPELKLGVITPFLDHSSKWNEANQLQYQQIIAESDYVNSIYQSAYQGPFQFQAADQFMLDHTDVTVLIYDDEQEASPKFFKQKLVDFVEKTNYTCDIVTFDEIMSFINDLQWSEEI; this is translated from the coding sequence ATGTATAAAACGATGTATATTACAGGTTATAAATCATATGAACTTCAAATCTTTGATTCCCAAGCGAAAGAAGTGACCTATTTAAAAAAATTTATTACTCAAAAACTCATTCAATACATTGAAGAGGGGCTTGAATGGGTATTAATACAAGGACAGTTGGGAATTGAAATGTGGGCTGCAGAATGTGTCATTGAACTTAAAAAGGAATACCCAGAGTTGAAACTCGGTGTCATTACGCCTTTTTTAGATCATAGCTCTAAATGGAATGAGGCTAACCAATTACAGTACCAACAAATCATAGCAGAGAGCGACTATGTTAATAGTATTTACCAATCTGCTTATCAAGGCCCTTTTCAATTTCAAGCTGCAGATCAATTTATGTTGGACCATACGGATGTCACAGTCTTAATTTATGATGATGAACAAGAGGCAAGCCCTAAGTTCTTCAAACAGAAGTTAGTTGATTTTGTTGAAAAAACAAACTATACTTGTGATATTGTGACGTTTGACGAAATTATGAGCTTTATCAATGATTTACAATGGTCAGAAGAAATTTAA
- the gpsB gene encoding cell division regulator GpsB yields MSDVSLKLSAKDIYEKDFEKTMVRGYRPEEVDAFLDDIIADYQKMADLNNEVIKLSEENHKLKKEIEDLRIRVASSRPQDNKSFANQSSTQSNNVDILKRISNLEKAVFGK; encoded by the coding sequence ATGTCAGATGTTTCGTTAAAGCTTTCAGCAAAAGACATTTATGAAAAAGATTTTGAAAAAACGATGGTACGTGGGTACAGACCAGAAGAGGTTGATGCATTTTTAGACGATATCATCGCTGATTATCAAAAAATGGCAGACCTAAATAATGAAGTGATTAAATTATCAGAAGAAAATCACAAGCTGAAAAAAGAAATTGAAGATCTACGTATTCGTGTTGCTTCAAGTAGACCTCAAGATAATAAGAGTTTCGCTAACCAAAGTTCAACTCAAAGCAATAACGTAGACATATTAAAACGTATTTCTAATTTAGAAAAAGCGGTCTTTGGAAAATAG
- a CDS encoding THUMP domain-containing class I SAM-dependent RNA methyltransferase, whose product MYQLLAVCPMGLESIVAKEVQELGYETRVENGRIYFQGDASALIKANLWLRTADRVKLIIGQFEAKTFDDLFEQTKNLPWENYISENGQFPVQGRSLKSTLHSVPDVQAITKKAIVERLKKAYEVSGWLDESGAKYPVEVNILKDRVLLTIDTSGSGLNKRGYRLAQGEAPIKETLAASLVKLANWKGDTPLIDPFCGSGTIAIEACLIAQNIAPGFNRSFVSEQWDIIPDGLFDQLRDEADQQADYDKEIEIYASDIDPKMVEIAKRNADEVGVGDIIKFEVKDVNTLTIAHEGPIGLIGNPPYGERIGDRDEVEAMYRYLGTLLHQNPQLSLYIMTSHKAFEHLVNRKATKRRKLFNGYIETTYYQYWANKSE is encoded by the coding sequence GTGTATCAATTATTAGCAGTATGTCCAATGGGGCTTGAATCGATTGTTGCCAAAGAAGTACAAGAGTTAGGATACGAAACGCGCGTTGAAAATGGACGCATTTACTTTCAAGGTGATGCATCTGCATTAATTAAAGCCAATCTATGGTTGCGTACAGCAGATCGTGTCAAATTAATTATCGGTCAGTTTGAAGCAAAAACTTTTGACGATTTATTTGAACAAACTAAAAATCTTCCTTGGGAAAACTATATTTCTGAAAATGGACAGTTTCCAGTACAAGGTCGTAGCTTAAAATCGACGTTACATAGCGTACCAGATGTCCAAGCCATTACTAAAAAAGCAATTGTAGAAAGACTTAAAAAAGCATACGAAGTGTCAGGCTGGTTAGACGAAAGCGGCGCGAAATATCCTGTAGAAGTCAATATTTTAAAAGACCGTGTTCTTTTAACAATTGATACATCTGGTTCTGGACTTAACAAACGCGGTTATCGACTCGCTCAAGGTGAAGCGCCGATTAAAGAAACGTTAGCCGCGAGTTTAGTTAAACTTGCAAACTGGAAAGGCGATACACCATTAATCGACCCATTTTGTGGTTCTGGAACTATCGCAATAGAAGCTTGTTTAATCGCCCAAAATATTGCACCTGGCTTTAATCGCTCATTTGTTTCAGAACAGTGGGATATAATTCCTGATGGACTCTTTGATCAACTGAGAGATGAAGCAGATCAACAGGCTGATTATGATAAAGAAATAGAAATCTATGCTTCAGATATTGACCCTAAAATGGTTGAAATCGCAAAACGAAATGCTGATGAAGTAGGGGTTGGCGATATCATCAAATTTGAAGTTAAAGACGTCAACACTTTAACAATAGCGCATGAAGGGCCAATCGGGCTAATAGGGAACCCGCCTTATGGTGAACGTATTGGTGACCGCGATGAAGTAGAAGCTATGTATCGCTATTTAGGTACATTATTGCATCAAAATCCTCAACTTTCACTGTATATTATGACAAGCCATAAAGCATTCGAACATTTAGTTAATCGTAAAGCAACAAAACGACGTAAACTTTTTAATGGCTATATCGAAACGACTTATTATCAATATTGGGCAAATAAAAGTGAATAA
- the rarD gene encoding EamA family transporter RarD encodes MYQDQAFKRGIFYSVISYVMWGTLPLYWTLIRGIDATETLMFRIVLSLIFMVILIPLIGQQKQVYQDFSNLIAKPLKLFIIILAGYVVAVNWGTFIFAVNSGYVLQTSLGYYINPLVSILLAMIFFKERFNRLEWLAILFAAIGVVYMTIKVGEFPVISLLLAFSFGIYGLLKKLVPMPAVSSITIESLATAPMALIYLIYLGQTSGLSVGINMSSFWLLFSGAVTAIPLLAFSEGAIRIPLSLMGFIQYIGPTLIFILGIFVFKEPFNMDQFITFCFIWTGILIYVISQLLKMKRRPKPLEFQE; translated from the coding sequence TTGTATCAAGATCAGGCGTTTAAACGTGGGATTTTTTATTCAGTAATATCTTATGTCATGTGGGGAACACTCCCACTCTATTGGACATTAATTCGTGGGATAGATGCGACTGAAACGTTAATGTTTCGTATTGTATTATCACTCATATTTATGGTTATTTTAATTCCGTTAATAGGCCAACAAAAGCAAGTCTATCAAGATTTTTCAAATTTAATAGCTAAACCACTCAAACTTTTTATCATTATATTAGCGGGATACGTTGTAGCAGTGAACTGGGGGACATTCATCTTTGCAGTTAACTCTGGTTATGTGCTACAAACAAGTTTAGGTTATTACATTAATCCGCTAGTCAGTATTTTACTGGCAATGATCTTTTTTAAAGAACGTTTTAATCGTTTAGAGTGGCTTGCAATTCTCTTTGCTGCTATAGGTGTCGTTTATATGACAATCAAAGTAGGGGAATTTCCAGTCATTTCTTTACTTTTAGCTTTTTCATTCGGCATATACGGCCTGCTCAAAAAATTAGTGCCTATGCCTGCAGTAAGTAGTATTACGATTGAGTCATTAGCAACTGCACCAATGGCGTTGATCTATCTCATATATCTTGGACAAACGTCAGGGTTAAGTGTCGGAATCAATATGTCATCATTTTGGCTCCTTTTTTCAGGCGCAGTAACCGCGATACCGCTTCTTGCTTTTTCAGAGGGCGCGATTCGTATTCCACTATCACTTATGGGTTTTATTCAATATATTGGGCCGACACTTATTTTTATACTGGGTATTTTTGTATTTAAAGAGCCATTTAATATGGATCAGTTTATCACATTCTGTTTTATTTGGACTGGCATTCTCATTTATGTCATTTCCCAACTCCTTAAAATGAAACGTCGTCCAAAACCGCTTGAATTTCAAGAATAG
- a CDS encoding dynamin family protein yields the protein MQNQEELDILYKLKKEVEKSDHYTFVQTINQIIKKVYLNQYTVTFVGHFSSGKSTVINRLIGQEILPSSPVPTTSNTARVTVAEQSGMTANIEGQKYTSLQNYDEVKAMNRENYQVESIDIQIQSSKFKNGFTFQDTPGVDSNVQSHSAQTEQFLYTSNIVFYTVDYNHVQSALNFKFMKRLNYAGIPVVFVVNQIDKHNHQEIDFETFQRRVQQSIQEWDIQLLKTFYITKFEHPYNEFDALSSFIREQDQHREPVKDYVARMKEFIQQHQKDYLQQEMQMLLERLNITAEQFDQAYQTHQKNEMISEETQLLNTPSALKQYLKDKRRSIIDNAYIMTHDMRETIRFYLESMTKNFKAGGLFNKKRKTEEIRAARLHDVIQQLQKRIAHQIEKPMQDDLSFLTRFINNTQLNQQILKQHFEIPESLITELYQTQIEITNQYVLTFSEHLMKEIKQYILKMSEPLDEEIIENVHAEEHLVEDSTDIQDYKRYIDLRKLKQSLETENYRHYYIHMSDSLDQLIDRTRIHFQPQETVSDSTYESDNHQSVVTNERSLHTTQIQQGLDVVRNIPLFKTSVKNIEDTLTRMTQQKIKIGIFGTFSAGKSSLINALLGKAYLTSSPNPTTAATTEISYGSHHSVTFKTPDALLADINDMTQLIDNQFDSITTFLNTDLEQLKTKIDKNSVAFINAVEKNYDLYQSYIEKGIEHPIDASEISKWSAEDEFATFVQMVHLRLPLPWLKDKVIIDSLGLHSNNQRHTNETEKILTTSDLILYVSYFNHAFTQNDQAFIQHMKDMNQLKTNQSFKMVINAVDLAENSDEQQAVYAYVKDALSKVQMNPDIFMVSSRAALETDDEGMHTLKESITHFAEVESKSLLEQKMYDQFAYIKEAYESIINDFETNAQQMHQTQQQLERMRREKLFKAELIQSIAQKTFNEIEDQIYHLNERLKIQLADDVKAIYNGQMTNTNHFNEEKRRSTKSYLDQIHQKLFLEQTLLIERLKHFFNQALQQEMAPKIKLLQHYRVIIPDYETIQIEPYEKSILTLELQQMVDQLPKQLTKRNLLQPKVQKQIQSEIKERTINLLQPKLTELRKVLESLLDQLTSKATEAIETAELEAQNEINAILDFKIDDTLINQLKISTPKLAQILNSKD from the coding sequence ATGCAGAACCAAGAAGAACTAGATATTTTATATAAATTAAAAAAAGAAGTAGAAAAATCAGATCATTATACGTTTGTTCAAACGATTAATCAAATAATTAAAAAAGTTTACCTAAATCAATATACCGTGACCTTTGTAGGCCACTTTTCATCTGGAAAATCGACAGTCATTAATCGTCTTATCGGTCAGGAGATATTACCCAGCTCACCCGTTCCAACCACTAGTAATACCGCACGTGTGACTGTTGCTGAGCAATCAGGGATGACCGCAAACATTGAAGGTCAAAAATACACTTCCCTTCAAAATTATGACGAAGTTAAAGCGATGAACCGGGAAAATTATCAAGTTGAATCCATTGATATTCAAATACAAAGTTCAAAGTTCAAAAATGGCTTCACTTTTCAAGATACGCCAGGTGTAGATTCCAATGTACAATCACATAGTGCGCAGACTGAGCAATTTTTATATACAAGTAATATTGTTTTTTACACAGTTGATTATAATCACGTTCAATCTGCTTTAAACTTCAAATTTATGAAAAGATTAAATTATGCAGGTATCCCGGTTGTCTTTGTTGTTAACCAGATTGATAAACACAATCATCAAGAAATCGACTTTGAAACTTTTCAACGTCGTGTGCAACAGTCAATTCAAGAATGGGATATTCAACTTTTGAAAACATTTTATATTACTAAATTTGAGCATCCTTATAATGAATTTGATGCCCTTTCATCATTTATACGAGAACAAGACCAACATAGAGAACCCGTCAAAGATTATGTTGCTCGAATGAAAGAGTTTATTCAACAACATCAAAAAGATTATTTACAGCAAGAAATGCAGATGCTTCTAGAACGTTTAAATATTACGGCTGAACAATTTGATCAAGCATATCAAACACATCAAAAAAATGAAATGATAAGTGAAGAAACACAACTGTTAAATACCCCTTCAGCCCTTAAGCAATATTTAAAAGATAAACGCAGATCTATTATTGATAATGCTTATATTATGACGCATGATATGCGGGAAACCATTCGTTTTTATTTAGAAAGTATGACTAAAAACTTTAAAGCAGGGGGACTTTTTAATAAAAAAAGAAAAACAGAGGAAATTCGCGCTGCACGCCTTCATGACGTTATACAACAACTGCAGAAGCGGATTGCGCATCAAATTGAAAAGCCTATGCAAGATGACTTATCATTTTTGACACGCTTTATCAATAATACACAATTGAATCAGCAAATTTTAAAGCAACACTTTGAAATTCCTGAAAGTCTTATCACTGAACTGTATCAAACACAAATAGAAATTACGAATCAGTATGTGCTCACTTTCTCAGAGCATTTAATGAAAGAAATCAAGCAATATATCTTGAAAATGTCTGAGCCTTTAGATGAAGAAATCATTGAAAATGTCCATGCAGAAGAGCATTTAGTTGAAGATTCCACTGATATTCAAGACTATAAGCGCTATATCGATTTGCGGAAATTAAAGCAATCTCTAGAAACAGAAAACTATCGCCATTACTATATTCATATGTCAGACTCTCTTGACCAACTGATTGATCGGACACGCATTCATTTCCAACCACAAGAAACGGTATCCGACTCAACCTATGAATCCGATAATCATCAAAGTGTGGTCACAAATGAGCGAAGTTTGCATACAACTCAAATCCAACAAGGATTAGACGTTGTTCGCAACATCCCGCTTTTTAAAACAAGTGTCAAAAACATTGAAGATACATTAACGAGAATGACACAACAAAAAATTAAAATAGGGATTTTCGGTACATTTAGCGCTGGAAAAAGTAGCTTGATTAACGCGCTACTAGGTAAAGCTTATTTAACTAGTTCGCCTAATCCTACCACTGCCGCTACGACAGAAATATCGTATGGGTCCCATCACAGTGTTACATTTAAAACACCTGACGCCTTATTAGCAGATATTAACGATATGACCCAGCTCATAGACAATCAGTTTGATTCAATCACGACGTTTTTAAACACAGATCTTGAACAATTAAAAACAAAGATTGATAAAAATAGCGTTGCCTTTATTAATGCAGTAGAAAAAAACTATGATTTATATCAGTCCTATATCGAAAAGGGCATAGAACACCCCATCGATGCTTCAGAAATTTCGAAATGGAGTGCGGAAGACGAATTTGCTACCTTTGTACAAATGGTGCACCTACGTCTACCCTTACCATGGCTAAAAGACAAAGTGATCATTGACTCATTAGGTTTACATTCTAATAATCAACGACACACGAATGAAACCGAAAAGATTTTGACAACATCAGATCTTATTTTATATGTAAGTTATTTTAACCATGCGTTTACACAGAATGATCAAGCTTTCATACAACATATGAAAGATATGAATCAATTGAAAACCAATCAGTCGTTTAAAATGGTCATTAATGCTGTTGATTTAGCTGAAAACAGTGACGAACAACAAGCAGTATATGCATATGTCAAAGATGCGTTGTCTAAAGTCCAAATGAACCCTGATATCTTTATGGTATCGAGTCGCGCCGCTTTAGAGACAGATGATGAAGGGATGCATACGTTAAAAGAAAGTATCACACATTTCGCTGAAGTCGAATCTAAATCACTGTTAGAACAGAAAATGTATGATCAATTTGCCTATATTAAGGAAGCTTACGAATCAATCATCAACGATTTTGAAACCAATGCGCAACAAATGCATCAGACGCAACAACAACTTGAACGTATGCGCCGAGAAAAACTATTTAAAGCTGAATTAATCCAATCGATTGCACAAAAGACCTTTAACGAAATAGAAGATCAAATTTACCATTTAAATGAGCGCTTAAAAATCCAATTAGCAGATGATGTTAAAGCGATTTATAATGGCCAAATGACAAATACAAATCATTTTAATGAAGAAAAAAGACGGAGTACGAAATCATATCTTGATCAAATACACCAAAAGCTCTTCTTAGAACAAACACTGCTAATAGAAAGACTTAAGCATTTCTTTAATCAAGCATTACAACAAGAAATGGCACCTAAAATTAAACTACTTCAACACTATCGCGTGATTATACCTGATTACGAAACCATCCAGATTGAACCGTATGAAAAGTCTATTTTAACGCTCGAGTTACAACAAATGGTTGATCAATTACCTAAACAGCTGACAAAGCGAAACCTTTTACAGCCTAAAGTACAAAAACAAATCCAATCAGAAATCAAAGAACGCACGATTAACTTGCTTCAGCCAAAGTTGACTGAACTACGAAAAGTGTTAGAATCGCTGTTAGACCAACTCACTTCAAAAGCAACTGAAGCGATTGAAACGGCAGAATTAGAAGCACAAAATGAAATCAATGCGATCCTTGATTTCAAAATTGATGATACACTTATCAATCAATTAAAAATAAGCACGCCAAAATTAGCACAAATTCTAAATTCAAAGGACTGA
- a CDS encoding 5'-3' exonuclease: MTQKLLLIDGMALLFRHFYATSIHKNFMRNSAGVPTNGTQGFVRHVYSAIRDIQPTHVAICWDMGKATFRNEMYVDYKQNRPEPPEELIPQFNHVKHISQSLGFLNIGVENFEADDVIGTLARSFSESDEHHEVYIVTGDRDLLQCINEKVNVWLIKKGFNEYHKYDQARFEAEYGLKPQQLIDVKAFMGDTADGYPGVKGIGEKTAIKLIQQYDSVENVVENLAKLTPGQQKKINEHLSELQLSKQLATIECHVPIEWTSLLESMAHQVELNHVLSICDQHELFVSKRFIQHL; this comes from the coding sequence ATGACTCAAAAACTTTTACTTATAGACGGCATGGCCTTATTATTTCGTCACTTTTATGCGACGAGTATCCATAAAAATTTTATGCGAAATTCAGCAGGTGTCCCTACAAATGGGACACAAGGCTTTGTCAGACATGTCTATAGCGCGATTCGAGATATCCAACCGACGCATGTCGCAATTTGTTGGGATATGGGAAAGGCGACATTTAGAAATGAAATGTATGTAGATTACAAACAAAATCGCCCAGAACCACCAGAAGAATTAATCCCTCAATTTAATCATGTCAAACATATTTCACAATCACTCGGCTTTTTAAATATAGGCGTCGAAAACTTTGAAGCAGATGACGTTATCGGTACACTCGCACGCTCTTTTTCAGAGTCTGATGAACATCACGAAGTTTATATTGTGACAGGTGACCGAGATTTACTTCAATGTATTAATGAAAAGGTTAATGTTTGGCTGATTAAAAAAGGATTTAATGAATATCACAAGTATGATCAAGCCCGCTTTGAAGCGGAATATGGTTTAAAACCACAACAACTTATTGATGTTAAAGCTTTTATGGGAGACACTGCTGATGGATATCCTGGTGTCAAAGGGATCGGAGAAAAAACAGCGATTAAATTGATTCAACAGTATGATTCAGTTGAAAATGTTGTTGAAAATCTTGCAAAGTTAACACCGGGTCAGCAGAAAAAAATCAATGAACATTTATCTGAACTTCAACTGTCTAAACAATTGGCAACGATAGAGTGTCACGTTCCTATAGAATGGACTTCATTACTTGAATCTATGGCGCATCAAGTTGAACTTAACCACGTCCTTTCAATTTGTGATCAACATGAGCTTTTTGTCTCAAAACGATTTATTCAACATTTATAG